One Brassica oleracea var. oleracea cultivar TO1000 chromosome C7, BOL, whole genome shotgun sequence genomic window carries:
- the LOC106303868 gene encoding mitochondrial import receptor subunit TOM9-2-like: MAAKRFGGAGKSGGGDSNILAKISNSEIVSQGRRVAGDAVGVSKKLLRSTGKAAWIAGTTFLILVVPLIIEMDREAQLNEIDLQQASLLGAPAQRGF, translated from the coding sequence ATGGCGGCCAAGAGATTCGGTGGAGCCGGTAAATCTGGCGGCGGAGATTCGAACATCTTGGCGAAGATCTCCAATTCCGAGATCGTCTCTCAAGGAAGACGCGTCGCCGGAGATGCGGTCGGAGTGTCGAAGAAATTGCTGCGGAGCACGGGAAAAGCGGCGTGGATCGCTGGTACGACTTTTCTGATCCTGGTCGTGCCGTTGATCATCGAGATGGATCGCGAAGCGCAGCTCAACGAAATAGATCTTCAGCAGGCTAGCCTCCTCGGAGCCCCGGCGCAAAGGGGATTCTAG